Proteins found in one Chionomys nivalis chromosome 15, mChiNiv1.1, whole genome shotgun sequence genomic segment:
- the LOC130887455 gene encoding 60S ribosomal protein L31 yields the protein MAPAKKGGEKKKGRSAINEVVTREYTINIHKRIHGVGFKKRAPRALKEIRKFAMKEMGTPDVRIDTRLNKAVWAKGIRNVPYRIRVRLSRKRNEDEDSPNKLYTLVTYVPVTTFKNLQTVNVDEN from the coding sequence ATGGCTCCCGCAAAGAAGGGTGGCGAGAAGAAAAAGGGCCGTTCTGCCATCAACGAGGTGGTGACCCGAGAATACACCATCAACATTCACAAGCGCATCCATGGCGTGGGCTTCAAGAAGCGTGCTCCTAGGGCACTCAAAGAAATCCGGAAATTTGCCATGAAGGAGATGGGGACTCCAGATGTGCGGATTGATACCAGGCTCAATAAAGCCGTCTGGGCCAAAGGAATAAGGAATGTTCCATATCGTATCCGGGTACGTTTGTCCAGAAAACGTAATGAGGATGAGGACTCACCAAACAAACTCTACACATTGGTAACTTACGTACCTGTTACCACATTCAAAAATCTACAGACAGTCAATGTGGATGAGAACTAA